The following proteins are encoded in a genomic region of Dokdonia donghaensis DSW-1:
- a CDS encoding GbsR/MarR family transcriptional regulator — MEFEQAKNKFIQTWGALGTQWGINKTMAQIHALLMVSPEALSMEDIMGELYISRGNASMNLRALIDWGIIFKEYKTGERREYFVAESNIDELARKIAKERSKREIKPTLRVLQEVSSIEETGSTEAAHFKTKTAELYEFVSRADSMLEKITDYKESWITKTIMKLMK, encoded by the coding sequence ATGGAATTTGAACAAGCAAAAAATAAGTTTATACAAACTTGGGGAGCGCTAGGTACGCAATGGGGTATTAATAAGACAATGGCTCAAATACACGCCTTACTTATGGTGTCTCCAGAGGCGCTAAGTATGGAAGATATTATGGGTGAACTTTATATCTCTAGAGGAAATGCGAGTATGAACCTGCGAGCACTCATAGACTGGGGAATTATCTTTAAAGAATATAAAACCGGTGAACGTCGAGAGTATTTTGTAGCCGAAAGTAACATAGATGAGCTTGCCAGAAAAATAGCCAAAGAAAGAAGCAAGAGAGAGATAAAACCTACGCTACGTGTCTTGCAAGAAGTAAGTAGTATAGAAGAAACAGGCTCTACAGAGGCTGCCCACTTCAAGACCAAAACGGCAGAGCTTTATGAGTTTGTATCTAGAGCAGATAGTATGCTAGAAAAAATTACAGATTATAAAGAAAGCTGGATTACAAAAACAATTATGAAGTTAATGAAGTAA
- a CDS encoding sigma-70 family RNA polymerase sigma factor produces MATNQIDPTKWVDQYSDYLFNYTIARVNDREVAQDLISETFLAGLKSMKNFKGEATERTWLISILKRKIIDHYRKSNSKKGKAEVRINYKDEESEGDWLEERVADPFDKTAEDSIQNVELGEAIFNCLSKLPEKQARIFKMKTIDDFDTEAICNEFDITPSNFWVIIHRARTAMASCMEKDWL; encoded by the coding sequence ATGGCAACTAATCAAATTGACCCCACAAAGTGGGTAGATCAATATTCTGACTACCTCTTTAACTATACGATTGCCCGTGTAAATGATCGCGAAGTGGCACAAGATCTTATTTCCGAAACATTTCTTGCGGGATTAAAATCTATGAAGAATTTTAAGGGTGAGGCGACAGAGCGCACCTGGCTCATCTCTATCTTAAAACGTAAAATTATAGATCATTACCGTAAGAGCAACTCTAAAAAAGGTAAGGCAGAAGTACGTATAAATTATAAGGATGAAGAAAGTGAAGGCGACTGGCTAGAAGAACGCGTTGCAGATCCCTTTGATAAAACTGCTGAGGATAGCATACAAAACGTAGAGCTAGGCGAGGCAATTTTTAATTGCTTAAGTAAACTGCCAGAAAAACAAGCCCGCATTTTTAAGATGAAAACTATAGATGACTTTGATACTGAAGCCATTTGTAATGAATTTGATATTACTCCGTCTAACTTTTGGGTGATTATACACAGAGCCCGAACGGCTATGGCAAGTTGTATGGAAAAAGACTGGCTATAA
- a CDS encoding TIGR01777 family oxidoreductase, with amino-acid sequence MMKKLIIAGGSGFLGSVLINHFQNQFEEIVLLSRKQKTPYHNVRTVLWDAKNVAGWKNEFEDTDVVINMAGRSVDCRYHKKNRDAILNSRVDTTTIIGKAISQCSNPPQVWLNSSTATVYRHSLETPMTEVNGEVGTGFSVEVAKVWEQAFFDSNTPLTRKVALRTSIVLGKDGGALQPIKKITRLGLGGKQGDGKQKFSWIHQDDFVRSVDFLIKNDTLQGPFNIVSPMVTTNNDLMRYIRSVLKVPFGLPASKPLLEIGAFIIRTETELLLKSRYVIPERLIKAGFTFTHPELKKALYNLLA; translated from the coding sequence ATGATGAAAAAATTAATAATCGCTGGCGGTAGTGGCTTTTTAGGCAGTGTGCTTATTAACCACTTTCAAAATCAATTTGAGGAAATAGTTTTGCTTTCGCGAAAGCAAAAAACACCTTATCACAATGTTCGTACAGTACTGTGGGATGCAAAAAATGTAGCAGGATGGAAAAACGAATTTGAAGATACAGATGTAGTCATAAATATGGCTGGTAGATCTGTAGACTGTCGTTATCACAAAAAGAACAGAGACGCAATTTTAAACTCACGAGTAGACACGACAACCATTATAGGTAAGGCTATCTCTCAGTGCAGCAATCCGCCACAGGTGTGGCTTAACTCATCTACAGCTACTGTATACAGACACTCGCTAGAGACACCTATGACAGAGGTAAATGGTGAGGTAGGCACTGGCTTTTCTGTAGAAGTTGCAAAGGTGTGGGAGCAAGCTTTTTTTGACAGCAATACTCCACTTACTCGCAAAGTTGCGCTACGCACTTCTATCGTTTTAGGAAAAGATGGAGGAGCACTACAACCTATCAAAAAAATAACTCGGTTAGGTCTAGGTGGCAAACAAGGCGATGGTAAACAAAAATTCAGCTGGATACATCAAGATGACTTTGTGCGTAGCGTAGACTTTTTAATTAAAAACGATACTTTACAAGGGCCATTTAATATAGTTTCCCCTATGGTCACAACAAATAATGACCTTATGAGGTATATCAGATCTGTTTTAAAAGTTCCTTTTGGTCTACCCGCGTCAAAGCCACTTTTAGAGATAGGGGCTTTTATCATTAGAACAGAAACCGAGTTACTTCTTAAAAGCAGGTATGTGATACCAGAACGGTTAATAAAAGCAGGATTTACGTTTACACACCCAGAATTAAAGAAAGCACTATATAACTTACTAGCTTAA
- a CDS encoding SRPBCC family protein, which yields MSIIHLETIINAPLAAVFKLSLNIDFHMQSMDQSQEKAIAGVTSGYIKKGETVTWRGKHFGLWLTHTSLITEYKPYTSFVDEMTNGRFKSFHHKHIFTDQNGGTKMQDIITYKTPYGLAGDFFDKTVLYNYLTRLIKKRNAHLKYTLENGGDSAFAKA from the coding sequence ATGAGCATCATACACCTTGAAACGATAATTAATGCTCCGCTAGCTGCTGTTTTTAAACTCTCGCTCAACATAGATTTTCATATGCAGTCTATGGATCAATCACAAGAAAAGGCGATAGCTGGTGTAACTTCTGGTTACATTAAAAAGGGTGAAACGGTTACCTGGCGAGGAAAACATTTTGGACTCTGGTTAACGCACACGAGTCTTATTACCGAGTACAAACCATATACAAGCTTTGTAGATGAAATGACTAATGGTAGGTTTAAGTCTTTCCACCACAAGCACATTTTTACAGACCAGAATGGCGGTACCAAAATGCAGGACATCATTACTTATAAAACTCCATATGGTCTTGCTGGAGACTTTTTTGATAAAACAGTCCTCTATAATTATTTAACCCGTCTCATAAAAAAAAGGAACGCGCATCTCAAATACACACTAGAAAATGGTGGAGATTCCGCTTTCGCGAAAGCGTAA
- the gcvP gene encoding aminomethyl-transferring glycine dehydrogenase: MNTDSFALRHIGPRRSDLPEMLKTVGVETMEQLIFETIPDNIRLDNPLLLDPAISEHEFAAHITALSNKNKVYRSFIGLGYNQAITPAVIQRNILENPGWYTAYTPYQAEIAQGRLEALLNYQTMITDLTGMELANASLLDEATAAAEAMALLFSVRSRAQKKEGVHKFFVSEEILPQTLSLLQTRSTPIGIELVVGKHEDFDFSSEYFGAILQYPGVSGKVYDYAAFVEKANAAEIKVAVAADILSLVKLRAPGEFGVDVVVGTTQRFGIPLGYGGPHAAYFATKEAYKRSIPGRIIGVTKDTDGKRALRMALQTREQHIKRDKATSNICTAQVLLAVMAGMYGVYHGPEGLKNIANKVHNTAATVADALEKLGLYQVNESYFDTIQIKADAAKVAAVAQEMEINFHYPDAETVAISIHEATTLQDVNDIISAFAKAYSKETITVTEIAEGNAIPEAVARETSFLTLPVFNTYHSETELMRYIKKLERKDLSLNHSMISLGSCTMKLNAASEMLPLSDPQWGNMHPFAPLDQAEGYQTMLKKLEDQLTEITGFAGTSLQPNSGAQGEYAGLMVIRAYHESRGDSHRNICLIPSSAHGTNPASAVMAGMKVVVTKALENGNIDVDDLREKAEKHKDNLAALMITYPSTHGVYESAVKEITQLIHDNGGQVYMDGANMNAQVALTNPGAIGADVCHLNLHKTFAIPHGGGGPGVGPICVAKQLVPFLPSNPVIITGGDKAITAISAAPWGSALACLISYAYITMLGEPGLRHSTEYAILNANYIKERLDGAYQCLYVGERGRAAHEMIIDCRPFKAKGIEVTDIAKRLMDYGFHAPTVSFPVAGTIMIEPTESESREELDRFCDAMLSIRKEIETATADEPNHIMKNAPHTLAMLTADTWDFTYSREQAAYPLSYVAENKFWPTVRRVDDAYGDRNLICTCAPIEEYMEA; encoded by the coding sequence ATGAATACAGATTCGTTTGCATTACGCCACATAGGCCCACGTAGAAGTGATCTCCCAGAGATGCTTAAAACCGTAGGAGTTGAGACTATGGAACAACTCATTTTTGAGACCATTCCAGATAACATCAGACTCGACAATCCATTATTATTAGATCCAGCCATAAGTGAGCACGAGTTTGCTGCTCACATTACTGCACTTTCTAACAAAAACAAAGTATACAGATCATTTATAGGTCTAGGGTATAATCAAGCAATTACACCTGCAGTCATACAGCGTAATATTTTAGAAAATCCAGGATGGTATACGGCATATACACCGTACCAAGCAGAGATTGCACAAGGAAGACTTGAAGCTTTGCTCAACTACCAGACTATGATTACAGACCTTACTGGTATGGAGCTTGCAAATGCTTCCCTGCTTGATGAGGCAACAGCCGCTGCAGAGGCTATGGCACTCTTATTTTCTGTACGTAGTCGTGCACAAAAGAAGGAAGGTGTACACAAGTTTTTTGTGTCTGAAGAGATATTACCACAAACGCTGTCATTACTACAAACACGCTCTACTCCTATAGGAATAGAACTTGTAGTAGGTAAGCACGAAGACTTTGACTTTTCTAGCGAATACTTTGGGGCTATTTTACAATACCCAGGAGTATCTGGAAAAGTATATGATTATGCTGCCTTTGTAGAAAAAGCAAATGCCGCCGAAATTAAAGTAGCCGTTGCTGCAGATATATTAAGTCTTGTAAAACTACGTGCTCCAGGAGAGTTTGGAGTAGATGTAGTAGTAGGTACAACACAGCGTTTTGGTATCCCTCTAGGTTATGGTGGACCTCACGCAGCATATTTTGCAACTAAGGAAGCTTACAAAAGAAGCATCCCAGGGCGTATCATCGGTGTGACAAAAGACACAGATGGTAAGCGTGCCCTACGTATGGCTCTTCAAACACGTGAGCAACACATCAAACGTGATAAAGCAACTTCAAACATATGTACTGCACAAGTATTACTTGCAGTTATGGCAGGTATGTATGGTGTATATCACGGTCCAGAAGGATTAAAAAATATAGCAAATAAAGTACACAATACTGCGGCAACTGTAGCAGATGCGCTTGAAAAATTAGGCTTATATCAAGTAAACGAGAGTTACTTTGATACTATCCAGATTAAGGCAGATGCTGCAAAGGTAGCTGCAGTTGCACAAGAGATGGAGATTAACTTCCACTATCCAGATGCAGAGACAGTGGCCATATCTATACACGAGGCAACAACACTTCAAGATGTAAATGATATTATTTCCGCTTTCGCGAAAGCGTACTCAAAAGAAACAATCACAGTAACAGAAATCGCCGAAGGAAATGCGATACCTGAAGCAGTAGCACGTGAGACATCATTTTTAACGCTTCCAGTTTTTAACACATACCACTCTGAAACAGAGTTAATGCGTTACATCAAAAAACTTGAGCGTAAAGATTTATCATTAAATCACTCAATGATCTCTTTAGGATCTTGTACGATGAAGCTTAACGCTGCTTCTGAAATGCTACCACTTTCTGATCCGCAGTGGGGGAATATGCACCCATTTGCACCACTAGATCAAGCAGAAGGGTACCAGACAATGCTTAAAAAACTAGAAGATCAACTTACCGAAATCACTGGTTTTGCAGGTACGTCTTTACAACCTAACTCTGGTGCACAAGGTGAGTATGCCGGCCTTATGGTTATAAGAGCATACCACGAGTCTCGTGGAGACAGCCATAGAAACATTTGCCTCATTCCATCTTCTGCACACGGAACAAATCCTGCAAGTGCAGTAATGGCAGGTATGAAAGTAGTGGTAACTAAAGCGCTAGAAAATGGAAACATTGATGTAGATGACTTACGTGAGAAGGCTGAGAAGCACAAGGACAATCTTGCCGCACTTATGATTACATATCCATCTACACACGGTGTGTATGAGAGCGCTGTAAAAGAAATCACGCAACTCATACACGATAACGGTGGCCAGGTTTATATGGATGGTGCAAATATGAATGCACAAGTTGCCCTTACTAACCCAGGGGCGATAGGTGCAGATGTGTGTCACCTTAACCTACATAAAACCTTTGCTATTCCTCACGGAGGCGGTGGCCCAGGTGTAGGACCTATATGTGTTGCAAAGCAACTAGTTCCATTTTTACCATCTAACCCTGTTATTATAACCGGAGGAGATAAAGCTATTACAGCAATAAGTGCTGCTCCTTGGGGGTCTGCTCTAGCTTGCTTAATATCTTATGCATATATCACTATGCTAGGTGAGCCAGGACTGCGTCACTCTACTGAGTATGCAATCCTTAATGCAAACTATATTAAAGAAAGACTAGATGGCGCTTACCAGTGTCTTTATGTAGGAGAACGCGGTCGCGCAGCTCACGAGATGATTATAGACTGCCGCCCGTTTAAAGCAAAAGGTATCGAAGTGACAGACATTGCAAAACGACTTATGGATTATGGTTTTCACGCACCTACAGTATCCTTCCCAGTTGCAGGAACTATTATGATAGAGCCTACAGAAAGTGAAAGCAGAGAAGAGCTAGATCGTTTTTGTGATGCTATGTTATCAATAAGAAAAGAGATAGAAACAGCTACGGCAGATGAGCCTAATCATATTATGAAAAATGCTCCTCACACCCTAGCAATGCTCACGGCAGATACTTGGGACTTTACATACAGTAGAGAGCAAGCAGCATACCCGCTAAGCTACGTTGCCGAAAATAAATTCTGGCCTACCGTACGCCGTGTAGATGATGCATATGGTGACCGTAATTTAATATGTACGTGTGCGCCTATAGAAGAATATATGGAAGCATAA